Below is a window of Fibrobacter sp. UWB11 DNA.
GACGCAAAGCCTTGAACGGATAAATGTGCATCATAGGTTTCTTTCCTTTGTGTGCTTCTTTGATTAAAACTTCATCTTCGGCAATCAAGTTATGGATATAACCCGTCTTTGCCGCAATCCATTTTTTCTTCCTGTAACTTACGATGAAATAAGCTAGAAAAAAGAAGATGGCGCCGCCAATAGCCGCGACAATTGTAATGCCAATCATGAACGCCAACAGGTGGTCTGCAGCATCATTCCACAAATGTCCAATCACTGTCGTAAAATTCTTGAACGAAAGCCCCTGGAATTCTTCAAGAAAATCAAACTTAATCGCCTCGGGATGGACAATCTTGCACCCGAGCATATAACCCGTCGGGTAGAAAAATCCGAACTGAGTCAGCGGGTTTGCCACAAACGACGAGACAATCCCCGGCACCTTCGGAAGACGGAACAAGGCACAGAACGCAACCGTCAAAATAATGGCGACACCAATCGTCGGCCAAATGCCAATAAAGACACCCGCCGCGACAGACCATGCTACCTGAATCGCATCTTGCCTGCGAGGGAACATCCTGTTATAGTAGATGCGGCTCAATCGCTTGTATTTGGGTTCTGTCGTCCTCTTTCTTTTTACCATATCACCTCTTAAATAACCGAGCCAAAGATAGTAAATATAGACGAGAGACTAAAGACTAGAGACGAGAGTAAAGCCTTTGTTCTACAAAAGGGGGAAGACTCCCCCTGATTGCAGCCCCGGCTAATCCTTCAGACAACGCACAGAAAACCCGTTGTTCGGGTGGTCGTAGCTCAGGGTCGCATAATCGCTACCGTAGCTCAAGTACATGCGGTAGGCGACGTTGGCAGCGAGCTGCGAGGCACTCCAGAATCCGGCGTAGCCACCATCGTTTAAGAATTCGACGTTGTCGCCATCGACTTTCCTGCTGCCGACAGGAAGCGCAGAAAAGCCATACGCATCTGTTCCATTACCACGATTATACCAACCAGTCTGCGACTTGAGGAACTTGCCAGCAGTTGATTCTTCACCCACTGCTGTAAACAAAGTGTTCCATTCAGCACGCGTCGGCAGGTGCCAGCCTTCAGGGCAAATACCCTGAACTAAGATCGTTGTGCCGCGCAAAGCGAGGCCGCATTCCTTGCCATAACCGCAGTCCTGTGGGTTGTCGGCATCAGTTGCAAGTTTCACCGAATCAATGGCCGCCGCCCAAGAATAAAGACGCCCCGCCACGGCACAGTTTTTAGGTTCATCATTGTAGCACCAGGACCAATCATATTTAGTATCGCCAGAACCACCCTGCCCTGGATCAAAGTTCAAGTTTTCGGCCATCCAGGTCTGGTCACCTATCTTTACGGTCTTGTAGGTTTGTCCGTCGCGGGAGTCAATCATGGTGCCATAGGCAATATCCGGATTGAAGCGACATTCTTTAGGAACATTCCAACTCCAGCCCGTTTCGCCTTCCAAAAGAGCCGAACAGTTCAATTCTACTGATGAACTGCTAGAAGGCTCTTTTTCACTGGAACTACAGGATCCTATCGTTCCTTCGGAACTCCAGGATGACGACGAAAGGGCGCTGCTGGATTCTTCGAGGCTATCGCCATTCAGAATGACGCTGGACGATGATTCAACTTTTGGGCTACTAGAAGAACTCTGAATATCTTCGGAATCAGATAATCCATTGTCACTTGGAGCGCTAGTACCGCCACAAGCCGCAAGCAAGAGCGCACTAGAGATTGCAGCAACAGCAACGCTTCCTCGCAACGACTTTTTTCCATCACACAAAGTTTTCATCAACGACATAGGCTCCCCTTATGCAAAAGATCTTTTCTTTCAAATATAATTTATTTGATTCTATTAGAGTAGCCTTGTTCCGGTGTCATCAGCATCCGTTAAATTTCTAAATTTCATTCCATGAAACACTTGATTTCGAAAGAAGGCTTTGAAAAATTCAAGGCAGAATGGGAACATCTCAAATACGTTGAACGCCCGGCAATGATCAACCAGGTGCAAGCCGCCGCTGCCGAAGGCGACCGCAGCGAAAACGCCGCCTACACGTACGGGCGTATGCGCGTGCGCGAAATTGACCGCCGCTTGCGTGAACTCGACCGCATTTTGGATGGCGCACAGATTGTCGAAAACGCCGCCACCAAGGACGGTTCCATCCGCTTTGGCGCCACAGTCAAGATGATTGACAAGAAGACCAAGCGCGAAAAGGTTTACAGCATCGTCGGAGACAAGGAAATCGACCCGCTCCAGGGCCGCATCAGCATGAAGTCCCCCATCGGCGAAGCCCTGCAAGGCAAAAAAGCCGGCGACACCGTCGAAGTCCAAGCCCCCCGCGGAAAGATCGTTTACGAGATATTAGAGGTTAGTTACTAGTTATTAGTCATTGGTCAATAGTTTAAGTTAGGCACCAAAGGTGCGTTTTCTAATCCAAAACAAATAGCGATTGACCATAATCTAAATATTTAAGCCAGCTAATTTTCAAAATAATTCAACTAAAGACTATTGACTAACAACCAATGACCAACTTCATCGATACTCATTGTCATATTGATTCTTACGAGCGCCATGCGGGCGAATCCTTTGACGCACTTTTAGAGCGTTTCCAAACTGCCAGTTTCACAACCGAACGCAGTTCCGCTAAAGAAAAAGCGGCCGCATCCAAAATAGCACAGCCAGAAGCATTCATTCACGTTGCCTGCGACCCAGCAGACTTCGACCGCGCCCGCGAACTCAGCGAAAAATATCCATTCGTCTACACCGCTTACGGCATCCATCCCGAATACGTCGAAACAGAGACCACCGAAGACGAAGCACGAATGATGGAATTTTTGCAGCACCCCAAATGTGTTGCCTGCGGAGAATTCGGTCTCGATTACCATTACGGCGCCGAGACAAAGGCCGCACAAGTCAAACTCTTTGAACGCCATTTGCAACTTGGTATCGAAAGCGGCAAGCCTCTAGTACTCCACCTCCGCGAAGCCGATGAAGACGCCCTCGCCGTGCTCCACACCGCGAGCCTCCACAACCGCAACGTTCACGTTCATTGCTTTACAGGCACGCCCGAATTCGTCGAACAGCTCCTTCAGCTAGACGCAAACATCTTCGTCGGATTCACGGGAATCGTCACGTTCAACAACGCGCAAAATGTCCGAGACGCAGCAGCGCTCGTACCGCTCGACCAGATGCTTTTGGAGACCGACGCCCCTTACATGGCGCCCGTCCCCTTCCGCGGCAAGCCCTGCCACTCCGGCTACATCCCCTTTATCGCCGACAAGCTCGCCGAAATAAAAAACGTGACGGTAGAAGAACTCTACCATCACAGTCGTGAAAACACGAAAAAATGCTATGGAATTTAAATAGCCTTTAACAAGAAGGCGATGCCGGCTCGGTGGCCGGCATGACATGATTAGCACTTAGGCCTTAACGCCTTTAGCTTCTGTTTCAGTTTCGAACGTCGAGCCCATAATCGGGGCATTGTAATGTTCATGCATATACTCTAGCGCCATATCCGTATTAAGCGGCTTACTAAAGTAAAATCCCTGAATCAAGTGGCATCCTTCACGATAAAGGAAGTCCAACTGTTCCTTGGTTTCAACACCTTCTGCAATGAGGTCCAAGTTCAAGGACTTTGCAATACCAATCACCATGCGAGCAAACGATGCATCTTCTTCGTTATCAGCCACATGATCCACAAAGTACTTGTCCATCTTGAGCGTATGCACCGGATAACGCTTCAAGTACGAAAGTGAACTGTAACCCGTTCCAAAGTCGTCAATCGAAATCTGGATGCCCATATTCGAAAGGGCTCGCATAATTTCAATCGTCTTGTCCGCTTCGCACATCGCCGTATATTCAGTAATTTCAAGCTTCAAGTTGCGCGGATTCAAGTTCGTCTCCGTCAGCACACGGCGCACATCATCAACCATGGAGTCCATCGAGAACTGCTTTGCCGAGAAGTTCACCGCCACTTGAATATCCTTGAATCCCATATCGACCCATTGCTTTGTCTGGCGGCAAGCCATGCGCAAAATAAGGGCACCCATCGGCACAATAAGGCCTGTTTCTTCGGCAATCGGGATAAATTCAGCAGGAGAAATAATACCACGTTCGGACTGGTTCCAACGCACAAGGGCTTCGAATCCCACGATCCTGTTACCCGCCTGAATATCAACAATCGGCTGGTACATAAGAACAAATTCTTGAGCCTGAATAGCTCTGCGAATTTCGAATTCGAGCTTATAAAGCTTCATCGCCTTTTCGCGAATACCACCGCTAAAGAACTGGATTCCGCCGTGGTTAATGCCTTTCTTCATATCGCGAAGGCTTGCATTTGCATTAGCGAGGATATCTTCGACACAATCAACATCCTGATTTATAACGATTGACATCGAAACGCTAATATAAAGATCCTTGCCTTCCAAAAGAATTGGAGACTTTACTTTATTATGAATATTACGAACAAGAGGTATCAAATCGTCATTCGGGTCGCGGCTCTGGATATTGTGCAAGATAACCGCAAAAACGTCCGGTCCAATACGTGCAACGCAATCATCCGGGCGTGCAATAGATTTTAGGCGATCTGCAATCGTACGGAGCACATTATCGCCAATATTGATGGAATAAGATGCATTGATGGCACCAAAGCTATCGATATCCAAAAGCGCAACTGCAAAAACATAGTCCGGACGCTTGGCCGCAATATCGACATCCATCTTTAACTTTTCAAGGAAATACTTGCGGTTGAAAACGCCAGTAAGCGCATCTTGGTACACGTAATTATAACGTTCGCGTTCTGCAGACTTGCTATCCACGGCTTCCTTCAAAGAACCAATAACGCGAATCGGGCGACCCAAGTCACTGCACTGGACACGTCCGCTAATCACAAGTTTTGCATTTTTCTTAGATGCATCAAGCAAAGTCAAATTGCAAGAGAATGTTCCAGAGTTCTGTAAAGCGGCATTCAGCTGTTCGCGGAAAGCGTTCCAATCACTTTCAATCACGCGCTTCTTCAACGGTTCAAAAGAATCTTCGAGTGTCGTACTTTCGGAAGCAAGCAACTTTGCGATGCGATTCGACCAGTAGACCTTCCCCGACGCCACATCAAACGTCCAAAAACCATCCGACGACACATCAATCATCATCTGGAACATTTCATCTTTTTCAAGAAGATCCTTTTTAAGATCGCGAATCGGTTCCACAACCTTAGGTTCTGGAATATCGACATCATTTCGCATTTTGTTGCTATCTACTGGGAATTTGTAAAATAGGGCGACATACGCTAAAAAAACAATCGCCAAGAAGTATGGTATAAAATTATACGCGTGTTCAGCAAAATTCAGAATATCCGGGATAGATTCTGCAAACAGGAAACACGCCAACAACAGCGCAAAGCGCAATACCACATGTTCATCAAATAATCTCATGTCAACCCAATCTTTTATTTACACCTAAAATAAGTAGAATATTTACAAATAGAACAATGCGAAAGAATTTAGTAATGATTTGTTTACTCCAATTTCTAGTATTCCAAGTTGGAATAGGTAGTGTGTTAAACGACAAGGACACTTGCATAGCCAATATCGCAAGTGCCCCCAATTCCTGTATTTGAATATAGTCTAAAAAAAACAGAAAGTAAAAATTTTTTAGAAATTGATATTTTTGTGTTGTAAAAATCTAAATAAAATAACAACAAAATACGTTTAGAACCAATAACTACGCGGATTTGTGATTCACGTCACAAAATTTACATATGTAAAAAAGTTTCAGAGGCTCACCACTCCGAGACACTTTTTTTCACTTTTTAAAATTTCCACACTCTTTTTTCCGTCTGATTTCCAGTCGAAGCAATACCAGAACATAATCAAAGAAAAACTCAAGTGGAACACATTGTTTCGTAAATTTCAGTTTTCATTAAACTAATCGTTACATTTTTATTATAAAAAAATGTTCACATTGTAACAAGCAGAATGCCAAAAAAGATATAATCCATCCTTACCTTTTTTACAGAAAGCAACAGCCTGTTTCTTGATTTCACGATAGCGCGTTGGTATATTTGACTCCGTAATCGAACAAAGGAGAATCAATGACGACTCAAGATATTTTGAAGAATATTCGCGAAAAACACAACCTCACGCAAGATCAGATGGCAGAACGCATTCACGTGACTCGTCAGGCCGTTAGCCGCTGGGAAACCGGCGAAACGCAGCCGAACACCGAAATGCTCAAGGTTTTATCGAAGGAATTCAACGTTTCAATCAACACGTTGCTCGGTGCACCACGCCAGCTCTTTTGCCAATGCTGCGGTATGCCGCTCGGTGATGATGCGATGATTAGCCGCGAAACGGACGGCAGTTTCAACGAAGATTACTGCAAATGGTGCTATGATGGAGGCAAATTCGCTTACACCAGCAAAGATTCACTGCTCGATTTTCTACTATCGCACATGCCGAACCCCGAAAACACACCCGATGCAGAACGCCGAAAATTCTTCGATTCGCACCTTTCGCAACTGAAGCATTGGAGATAATTACAGTTTCTTTTTTGCTCAAGCCATCTCATTTTGAGATGGTTTTGTTATATTAAGGACATGGAATGGAACGAAGAACAGCTTAAAAAACCGCGTTTAATTGATATCCCCATCGCCCACGACCAACGTGGCAACTTGAGCGTTGTCGAAGGCGGCGAGCTGATTCCTTTTGATATCAAGCGGTTGTATTACCTGTACGACGTTCCGGGGGGAACAACCCGCGGGGGCCACGCCCACCGTAAACTCCGCCAGCTAATAATTGCCGCAAGTGGCAGTTTTGACGTGATTCTAGACGATGGCAAGACGCGTTCCAAGTATTCGCTAAATCGTTCATACCACGGACTTTACATTCCAACAATGCACTGGCGCGAAATCGAGAATTTCTCTTCGGGTGCAGTTTGCATGGTACTCGCTTCCGAGCACTACGACAAATCCGATTACATCTATGAGTATGAGGATTTTGTGAAAGAAGCTACTTCTCGTATCTAGCGTTCACGCAAGCGGTTGCGCCGAAAGATTCCTTGTAATGGAGCAAATCTTCGTTCAAGAAGTTTCCTCCATTTTCGGTCGAAATACCCCATGAAAAATGTTCAAAGCCTTCTTCAGCCGCTTCGCGCAAAGCAAAGAGGTTCATGGGCGTGGTATGATGGAACTCGCTGAAACTTTCATCCGGTGAAATGTATTGATCATGCAAGACATGAGTTCTATCGAAAATGAATTGCATCATGCCGCAAACATAACGGCCTTTGAAGAACAAGCCTCTAAAGCGCAAATTTTGCGGAATTCGCTTTTTAAGGTCAATGAGTTCTTCAGCGGAATGCACCGGTTTGGTATTATGCTTTTCTTTTGAAATCACAAGGAACTTGTGGAACGTCCTTATGTCTTCGTCACTTTCGATAGCGCGATATTCCCACTTTTCAGATTCCGGGAGCGCATCGATAAACTTTTGCGCGTAATTCCAAAGACGTCTTTGGTTGCGGTTGCAATTTTCAAACGGATCGACACCTTTCGAAAGCGAAGTTTGGCTACTGAGCTCTGTATGGCGCGTGTAGCCTAAATGTTCCAAAACGTATTCGAGCAAGTCCGGGCTTTCTTCGGCAAAAAGCGGCGGCGTTATCTTTAACGTGACGTGCTTAAAATTGGCCGTTAGGTACTGATCCGCTTCTTGAAGGATTTCAAAAAGCCTCGCGCCCGTGTAATACGATTTTGAAATAATGGGGCCGCCAAATGTCGAGCCCGCATGCGAAACAAACGTGCCGTCCTTGACAACGCCCGGAAAATACGCAACTATAGTTCCACTTTTTTGAAGTGCAAAACTGGCATCGTCAAAACGGCCAGCGGGATGATAGTTCAAAAAACGCCTTGTCTGCAAAAAGGTGCCATTCACCGATTCCGATTCCACGAAATGGTCAAATCGCTGGTCTAGTTCAGGGCTATAAGGCAAAATTTCGTACATATCACCTCCGGCGTAGTACTACTTGGACTTCTTAGAGTTTTCAGCTTTCGGCGCATCAGCCTGTTCTGCATTCTGCGCGGCCTGCTTTGCAGCCTTTTCAGCAGCATGTTCCAAGCGAGCGGGCTTGCCTGCCAAATTGCGGAGCAAGCCGAACAATGCAGAAAGTTCGTTACGCGTCGGGTGCAAGCGCTGCAAGAGCGTGTTGAGGAAGCTATCGCGCCAAGCCTGATCATGATACTGGCCCGTGAGATAGCGGTCGAGGAACTTCTTGAAGCCGTCAATCTGCTGAATGGTTGCAGGACCCGTTTCGGCAACGCCTCGCGTTGTGCGCTTCGCGCGGCCCTCGCCGTTCGCGAGTGCCCCGGAACGGCAAAGCTCGTACAAGCTAATCGAGACCGCCTGTCCAAGATTCAAACTCATGAGTCCCGGCACCGGAATTTCGCACTGGTACGTGCAAGCATTCACTTCTTCAAGCGCAAGCCCGCAAGATTCACGACCGAACACGAGTGCAATCGTTCCATCTTCCGGAAGCATATCAGACAAGTTCTGCACCATCGTATGCTTGATGGAGCTTGCAAAAATGCGGCGGCTATAAGCAACAGCGCAAGAGCAATCGCCAATGGCATCTTCGAACTTGTGGACTACTTTTGCGTTATCCAGAATATCATGGCTATTGGCGGCCGTATGGTAAGATTTGTCCAAGACTTTGTCGCGCTTCGGATAGACAATATAAAGTTCCGGCAATGCATAGCAATGCATGGCTCGTGCGACAAAACCCACATTGTGCGGGTGTTCCGGTTCAACAAGTACTACTCTAAATTTACGCATATTAGTTATTAGTCATTAGTTATTGGTCATTGGTTATATTTTGTTTGAGCTTTGTAAGCATTTTGCCTATTGAATGAATTTTTTCAAGCAGCTCACTTAATTCGTCAACAATATAACCTAGCTTCTTAGATATAATCATTTGAGTCTCTAATTCCGCCAAAGATCCTTGAGCAATTGATAAAAAATGAGCAAATTGCTGGTGATACTTTCTAGCTTGACCCTCAGCTATATTACTAGGTACAGAAACAGCACATCGTCTTATCTGTGAAACTAGTCCATACATTTCTTCTTTAGGAAATGATTTTGTCAATGAATAAACATCTACTGTTAATTCAATAGCCTTTTGCCAAACAAGTAAATTTTTAAAGTTGCTCATAAAACTATTTCCTTGCAATTATCTATTGACCAATGACTATTGACCACTGACTACCCACTTAAATCCTTTTCCGCGGATTTCGTTTTCGATGGTCTCGCCAGGTTGAATTTCGGCACCTTTAAAAATCACAGAATGAGCGATTTTCACACCGTCTGGAATTACAACTCCAGGTTCCACAACCGCTTCATTCTTGTCGCGGCCACATTCCGCCAAGCGCGCTTCCACAGCAGCCATGAGACCTTCGGGCGAACCCATATCAATCCACGTAGCATGCAACTGCGACATGTCGACAAACGGCGCACGGCCTGCAGCAATTTCCTGTTTCCAAAATTCACGGATATCGAACTCGCCATCGCGAATCCGAGACAAAGCCTCATCGCTATACCACGAAATTCCAGAGAATGTCGCTGCCGTTCCTGTATCGGCACCGAAACGCCCGGCAACGCCTGCAAGGCAACCATCAGCACCCACGCGGAACGTATTCACCTTCGGAAAATCGACCGCCAGGAGCGCCGCCTCACAGTGGTTCGAGCCATCAGCCTTCCCCGCCTCGTATGCAGCTCGTGCATTCCGCACAAACGCACCCAAGTCAAAATTGCAGTACGCGTCGCCATTCATAATCAAGAGACCACCGCGATACCCCGCCGCATAAATCCGGCGCAACGGGCCTGCAGTCCCGAGGATTTCTGGCGTTTCGACCCAGACTTTTTCGAAGCCAAGGCGTTCGCCTTCACTTACAATCTGGTCGGCCAGATAATGCGCATTCGCGTGCAAGCGAACATCGCCAAGCGACTTCGCCCGCTCCATCTGGATTTCGAGAATGCTCTTGTCATAAACGCGAACCAACGGCTTCGGGATTTCCGACGTCAAAGGTCTCAGCCTTGTGCCAAGCCCCGCCGCTAAAATCAACACATTCAATTTATCATCAGCTCGCGTCATAACACAGCCTTAATTAGACCATTGCAGCGCTAAAGGAGGCGTTGCAGATAAGCGTTTCGCCCTGCCAGATTTCGCCAGTGTACTTGTAGATGCCATGACGAGCCATCACAAGCGTAGCCTTGAGCGTCAAGTCCTGCGGCGGAATCACCGGAGCGCGGAAACGGCAGTTTTCGACACCCATGAATGCCGGGCGCTTGCCTTCGACATCGGCCTTCTTCGCGATCATCGTCAAAAGCGTTGCAGCCTGAGCCATGGATTCAATCTGAATCACGCCCGGAAGCACCGGATTGTTCGGGAAATGTCCATCAAAGAACTTTTCCTTGCCCGTCACGTGCCAAACAGCAACGATAGACGATTGGTCACCTTCGGTGATTTCCTGAATTTCGTCCACGAAAGCAAACGGAGCCTTCTGAGGGAGGAGGGCATGTACTTGTTCTTCATTGTAAAGCATAGGGCAATACCTTTTCTAAGATTGTTCTGTGGCTCAAATGACCACCGTTAATGATTTCCAGACGAACTTTCGGGAGTGCGGGTTTTGCAAAGCAAAGGTCTCCCAACAAGTCGAGGATTTTATGACGAGCAGGTTCTTCGGCAACTCTAAACGAGGCATTCGCCGCCGCAGAATCGTCGAGCAAGAGCCCACAGGATTCATCCACCCCGCCAAGCAACCCTGCTTTGCGGGCTTCGTCAAATTCGTTTTTTAAAATAAAAGTTCTCGCAGCAAAGACATTGTACAAATGCTCTGCTGAATAAATCGAAACGCTTGCCGCAGACGTAAAATTGCACACGCCATCGTTACGCTCTAAAACGTATTCCACTTCGAACGTTTCGCTCGGTGTAATTTTCACGGAACCGTAAGGTTTGGAATCATGGCGATCCGTGCGGAACAAATCCCATTCAGCATGCACCGGAGCATCGTAAAACGCAAGTTCTTCGGGAACGCCCACATTTCGGCGGAGCGCCAAAAAGAACGGAAGCGCACTACCATCCATCAAAGGAATTTCTGCCGCAAAACCGTTGTCACTTTTTTCATTGCAAGAGACATCCACCACAAAGCGGCGAGACGGCCACATCAAAAAAACAGGTGCAAGGTGTTCCGGAGACGCAAGTTTCAACGCATTTGTACTTTCGCCCGATTCATAAATTGCGGTACGGGCCACGCTGAACTTCAAATCAGCAAAGCACTTCACGCAATCGGTACTGTAAAAAGGATGACCGCCCACGCGCCATTCGACGCGAGGCTCCAGTTGCGGATTGTACTCCTGGACTTCAATTTTTACGTTCGCCTTGCCGTAAGACAGAGACGCAGAATTAAATTCGCATTCATGCGAAAATTTACGAGAATCTTTTTTCATTTAGATAACGGGAATTTATAAAATTATTTCTTCCCCATCATTCGGAGTTTCACGACAGAGCGGCGCCACACATCGATTTCTTCGGCCGGGTAGCCAGCGTAAACCTTGCCCGCCTTGAGGCTCTTGGTCACACCAGCCTTGGCTGCAACTTTCACGCCCTTTCCAATCGTCAGATGCCCTGCCGACTGCACGCCGCCAGCAAACTCCACATCATCTTCCATCACA
It encodes the following:
- a CDS encoding zinc ribbon domain-containing protein, with protein sequence MTTQDILKNIREKHNLTQDQMAERIHVTRQAVSRWETGETQPNTEMLKVLSKEFNVSINTLLGAPRQLFCQCCGMPLGDDAMISRETDGSFNEDYCKWCYDGGKFAYTSKDSLLDFLLSHMPNPENTPDAERRKFFDSHLSQLKHWR
- a CDS encoding four helix bundle protein, which encodes MSNFKNLLVWQKAIELTVDVYSLTKSFPKEEMYGLVSQIRRCAVSVPSNIAEGQARKYHQQFAHFLSIAQGSLAELETQMIISKKLGYIVDELSELLEKIHSIGKMLTKLKQNITNDQ
- a CDS encoding fibrobacter succinogenes major paralogous domain-containing protein, with the translated sequence MSLMKTLCDGKKSLRGSVAVAAISSALLLAACGGTSAPSDNGLSDSEDIQSSSSSPKVESSSSVILNGDSLEESSSALSSSSWSSEGTIGSCSSSEKEPSSSSSVELNCSALLEGETGWSWNVPKECRFNPDIAYGTMIDSRDGQTYKTVKIGDQTWMAENLNFDPGQGGSGDTKYDWSWCYNDEPKNCAVAGRLYSWAAAIDSVKLATDADNPQDCGYGKECGLALRGTTILVQGICPEGWHLPTRAEWNTLFTAVGEESTAGKFLKSQTGWYNRGNGTDAYGFSALPVGSRKVDGDNVEFLNDGGYAGFWSASQLAANVAYRMYLSYGSDYATLSYDHPNNGFSVRCLKD
- a CDS encoding TatD family hydrolase; the encoded protein is MTNFIDTHCHIDSYERHAGESFDALLERFQTASFTTERSSAKEKAAASKIAQPEAFIHVACDPADFDRARELSEKYPFVYTAYGIHPEYVETETTEDEARMMEFLQHPKCVACGEFGLDYHYGAETKAAQVKLFERHLQLGIESGKPLVLHLREADEDALAVLHTASLHNRNVHVHCFTGTPEFVEQLLQLDANIFVGFTGIVTFNNAQNVRDAAALVPLDQMLLETDAPYMAPVPFRGKPCHSGYIPFIADKLAEIKNVTVEELYHHSRENTKKCYGI
- a CDS encoding sugar phosphate nucleotidyltransferase, coding for MTRADDKLNVLILAAGLGTRLRPLTSEIPKPLVRVYDKSILEIQMERAKSLGDVRLHANAHYLADQIVSEGERLGFEKVWVETPEILGTAGPLRRIYAAGYRGGLLIMNGDAYCNFDLGAFVRNARAAYEAGKADGSNHCEAALLAVDFPKVNTFRVGADGCLAGVAGRFGADTGTAATFSGISWYSDEALSRIRDGEFDIREFWKQEIAAGRAPFVDMSQLHATWIDMGSPEGLMAAVEARLAECGRDKNEAVVEPGVVIPDGVKIAHSVIFKGAEIQPGETIENEIRGKGFKWVVSGQ
- a CDS encoding RNA methyltransferase, with amino-acid sequence MRKFRVVLVEPEHPHNVGFVARAMHCYALPELYIVYPKRDKVLDKSYHTAANSHDILDNAKVVHKFEDAIGDCSCAVAYSRRIFASSIKHTMVQNLSDMLPEDGTIALVFGRESCGLALEEVNACTYQCEIPVPGLMSLNLGQAVSISLYELCRSGALANGEGRAKRTTRGVAETGPATIQQIDGFKKFLDRYLTGQYHDQAWRDSFLNTLLQRLHPTRNELSALFGLLRNLAGKPARLEHAAEKAAKQAAQNAEQADAPKAENSKKSK
- a CDS encoding GNAT family N-acetyltransferase → MYEILPYSPELDQRFDHFVESESVNGTFLQTRRFLNYHPAGRFDDASFALQKSGTIVAYFPGVVKDGTFVSHAGSTFGGPIISKSYYTGARLFEILQEADQYLTANFKHVTLKITPPLFAEESPDLLEYVLEHLGYTRHTELSSQTSLSKGVDPFENCNRNQRRLWNYAQKFIDALPESEKWEYRAIESDEDIRTFHKFLVISKEKHNTKPVHSAEELIDLKKRIPQNLRFRGLFFKGRYVCGMMQFIFDRTHVLHDQYISPDESFSEFHHTTPMNLFALREAAEEGFEHFSWGISTENGGNFLNEDLLHYKESFGATACVNARYEK
- a CDS encoding bifunctional diguanylate cyclase/phosphodiesterase, which gives rise to MRLFDEHVVLRFALLLACFLFAESIPDILNFAEHAYNFIPYFLAIVFLAYVALFYKFPVDSNKMRNDVDIPEPKVVEPIRDLKKDLLEKDEMFQMMIDVSSDGFWTFDVASGKVYWSNRIAKLLASESTTLEDSFEPLKKRVIESDWNAFREQLNAALQNSGTFSCNLTLLDASKKNAKLVISGRVQCSDLGRPIRVIGSLKEAVDSKSAERERYNYVYQDALTGVFNRKYFLEKLKMDVDIAAKRPDYVFAVALLDIDSFGAINASYSINIGDNVLRTIADRLKSIARPDDCVARIGPDVFAVILHNIQSRDPNDDLIPLVRNIHNKVKSPILLEGKDLYISVSMSIVINQDVDCVEDILANANASLRDMKKGINHGGIQFFSGGIREKAMKLYKLEFEIRRAIQAQEFVLMYQPIVDIQAGNRIVGFEALVRWNQSERGIISPAEFIPIAEETGLIVPMGALILRMACRQTKQWVDMGFKDIQVAVNFSAKQFSMDSMVDDVRRVLTETNLNPRNLKLEITEYTAMCEADKTIEIMRALSNMGIQISIDDFGTGYSSLSYLKRYPVHTLKMDKYFVDHVADNEEDASFARMVIGIAKSLNLDLIAEGVETKEQLDFLYREGCHLIQGFYFSKPLNTDMALEYMHEHYNAPIMGSTFETETEAKGVKA
- the greA gene encoding transcription elongation factor GreA: MKHLISKEGFEKFKAEWEHLKYVERPAMINQVQAAAAEGDRSENAAYTYGRMRVREIDRRLRELDRILDGAQIVENAATKDGSIRFGATVKMIDKKTKREKVYSIVGDKEIDPLQGRISMKSPIGEALQGKKAGDTVEVQAPRGKIVYEILEVSY
- the fabZ gene encoding 3-hydroxyacyl-ACP dehydratase FabZ, which produces MLYNEEQVHALLPQKAPFAFVDEIQEITEGDQSSIVAVWHVTGKEKFFDGHFPNNPVLPGVIQIESMAQAATLLTMIAKKADVEGKRPAFMGVENCRFRAPVIPPQDLTLKATLVMARHGIYKYTGEIWQGETLICNASFSAAMV
- a CDS encoding UDP-3-O-acyl-N-acetylglucosamine deacetylase, with amino-acid sequence MKKDSRKFSHECEFNSASLSYGKANVKIEVQEYNPQLEPRVEWRVGGHPFYSTDCVKCFADLKFSVARTAIYESGESTNALKLASPEHLAPVFLMWPSRRFVVDVSCNEKSDNGFAAEIPLMDGSALPFFLALRRNVGVPEELAFYDAPVHAEWDLFRTDRHDSKPYGSVKITPSETFEVEYVLERNDGVCNFTSAASVSIYSAEHLYNVFAARTFILKNEFDEARKAGLLGGVDESCGLLLDDSAAANASFRVAEEPARHKILDLLGDLCFAKPALPKVRLEIINGGHLSHRTILEKVLPYALQ
- a CDS encoding FdtA/QdtA family cupin domain-containing protein; amino-acid sequence: MEWNEEQLKKPRLIDIPIAHDQRGNLSVVEGGELIPFDIKRLYYLYDVPGGTTRGGHAHRKLRQLIIAASGSFDVILDDGKTRSKYSLNRSYHGLYIPTMHWREIENFSSGAVCMVLASEHYDKSDYIYEYEDFVKEATSRI